The DNA segment GAGGTCTTAAAAGTATGCATTAGAAAATTATATTTAAAAATAAAAAAAGGAGTGAAATTAAATATGAAAAAATTAAGACAATTTAATAAATTTGATTCAGTAGAGTTTTTTAAAGATAAAGATGTAAGAGTTATGGCCCACGAGCCTTGGAATGAATATGATGATGGGCAAATTACTAAACAGTTAGGTACAAAGTATAAATGCGTTATAGCTACAGATAATACGAAATATGATGGTACGAATGTAGCCCCTGATCTTAATGCTGGAGAACAAATCGATGTGAAAGTGCCACATCCTCCAAAAGATTATAAAAAGTTCAGCAAAATCAAGTTCATAGATGCTAGTGCATCTGTTTACGGTACTTTTATGTCAGAACTCTCTGTAAAGGCAGATGATGTAGATATTCAATCAAAATAATAACTCTAAAGAAATTTTATTATACTTTAGAACTTTTGTCAATAAATTGTAATGTATGTATCCGTTCCTGAAAAAGGGCGGATACATATTGATTAGGATGTGATTTGTATTAAAAAAACTTATAGGATGCAAAGAGGTTTAATGTCATTTTTATTTATTACCTTTTTTATTTTATTATGGTTGTTTTTTAAAAATATTTATCCATTAATAGCTGAATTCATAACTATAATAAATTTACCTTATATTGAATCAAATATTTTCTTAATTCCTGCTAGTTTTATGGTAATCATCATATTAATGTGTTGGTCAATTCGCAATAAATTGTGGCTTGGTTTATCCTTTTCTATCAATCATTATTTTATGGTTAAAAGAATAAGAAGACATATTAAAGATGCGAGATTTGAAGATGAAAGGGAATTTGATAATTTAACCGTTAAATTACCCACCATTAAAATAGAATTTGATGATACTACTTTAAGGACTACTGGAAAAGTATATATAAAAAATTCAATTAAATTTGATAAGAAACTTGAAGATATGAGAATTGATTCATCTTTAAAAGGATATATCAGTGAACGTAAATACTTATCTAAAGATAGAAATTGGTATATATATGAATTTTATTCAATCAATTCTCAAAAACAATTTGAAATTAAATCAAAATCTGATTTTATTGAATGGTCGAACGAAACTTCAGATGACTATTCATTACGTTTAGATAATCGTACTACTGTTCCATTACATCACATGGGTTTAGTAGGACAAACTGGTTCAGGTAAATCATTTTTTATTCAAATTTTATTGGAACAATTGTTATCAAAAAATGTAAAACATGAATTATTTGTTATTGACCCTAAAAGAACAGATGTCTATCAGATAGCTAAGCATAATATAGGTAGTAATCAAACTGCTGATAAATCAAATGCAATTGAATTAATTAAACACTTCCATGAAAAAATGAAAAGTCGTCAAGATGAATTACAAGATTTTTTTAAATCAAATCCCAACAAAACATATAAAGATGCAAATTTATCAGCTTTAATTTTACTTATTGATGAATTTGGAGCATTAAGAGAATCATGGAAAACTTTACCTAAGAAAGAACGTGATGAAATTGATAGCATATTATCAGATGTTGCTTTTATGGGTCGTCAACTCGGGTGTATTCTATGGATAGCAACTCAACAAATGAATGCACAGACTATGCCTACAGCAATTAGAGAGCAATTAGTTTTAAAAATAGCTCTTGGTGATAGTGATGAGCAAACATATAGAACATTATTTGCTTCTGGAGTTGACATACCACCAGTTCAATTTTCTGCTGGACAAGGTGTATATAGCTATCCTGTTGTAGCTAGTGTGGATAATCCAAAATTATTAGTAGTACCTTATTGTAGCTTTTTAAATTAAATTCCTTAGC comes from the Senegalia massiliensis genome and includes:
- a CDS encoding FtsK/SpoIIIE domain-containing protein; protein product: MVKRIRRHIKDARFEDEREFDNLTVKLPTIKIEFDDTTLRTTGKVYIKNSIKFDKKLEDMRIDSSLKGYISERKYLSKDRNWYIYEFYSINSQKQFEIKSKSDFIEWSNETSDDYSLRLDNRTTVPLHHMGLVGQTGSGKSFFIQILLEQLLSKNVKHELFVIDPKRTDVYQIAKHNIGSNQTADKSNAIELIKHFHEKMKSRQDELQDFFKSNPNKTYKDANLSALILLIDEFGALRESWKTLPKKERDEIDSILSDVAFMGRQLGCILWIATQQMNAQTMPTAIREQLVLKIALGDSDEQTYRTLFASGVDIPPVQFSAGQGVYSYPVVASVDNPKLLVVPYCSFLN